The following coding sequences lie in one Vicia villosa cultivar HV-30 ecotype Madison, WI unplaced genomic scaffold, Vvil1.0 ctg.004176F_1_1, whole genome shotgun sequence genomic window:
- the LOC131641860 gene encoding protein MALE DISCOVERER 2-like: protein MGIKWHSISESSWRVVTSEISCTGLCKDIFGKLRHSEELGNLVNWASEYLNDRRSISYMIDPSLQSFKDSELDVICEVIQGCIQPEPKLRPTMKDITSKFREVVNV, encoded by the exons ATGGGCATTAAGTGGCACTCCATTTCAGAATCGTCCTGGAGAGTTGTAACCTCTG AAATTTCATGTACCGGACTTTGCAAAGATATTTTTGGGAAATTGCGTCATTCTGAAGAACTAGGAAATCTTGTCAACTGG GCTTCTGAGTACTTAAATGATAGAAGAAGCATAAGCTATATGATTGATCCAAGTTTACAATCATTCAAAGACAGCGAACTCGACGTGATCTGTGAGGTGATTCAAGGGTGTATTCAACCTGAACCGAAGTTAAGGCCAACAATGAAAGACATAACTTCGAAATTTAGAGAAGTGGTTAATGTGTAA
- the LOC131641859 gene encoding uncharacterized protein LOC131641859, giving the protein MAKVATPSAMPPSSRGISSVPLKGASIAKRKTPSELRGEQLKRDIFVDYTDESPTSAGSSKAAEVGNRFKKPGLFKAPRYNDTQLDDVFSAKKPRFIGASGKENVKVNLYFLPIEDVVICSSQMDWLRLTQTHPNLAV; this is encoded by the exons ATGGCGAAAGTAGCTACACCAAGTGCCATGCCTCCGAGTTCTCGTGGAATTTCATCGGTACCTCTAAAAGGTGCTTCTATTGCTAAAAGAAAGACGCCTTCAGAACTTAGG GGAGAGCAGTTGAAGCGGGATATTTTTGTGGACTATACTGATGAATCTCCGACCTCGGCTGGTTCCTCGAA AGCTGCTGAGGTGGGTAATAGATTTAAAAAACCAGGATTGTTTAAGGCCCCGAGATACAATGACACACAGCTTGATGATGTATTTTCTGCCAAGAAGCCGAGGTTTATAGGTGCGTCTGGGAAGGAAAATGTAAAGGTTAACCTTTATTTTCTACCAATTGAAGATGTTGTGATCTGTTCTAGTCAAATGGACTGGCTCAGGCTTACTCAAACTCATCCCAACCTTGCAG TGTGA